The Macrobrachium nipponense isolate FS-2020 chromosome 1, ASM1510439v2, whole genome shotgun sequence genome includes a window with the following:
- the LOC135220206 gene encoding uncharacterized protein LOC135220206 — protein MASVASAADTQNLQDSVRSADFGRFVHNFNLLDFFSNFDYQIISWLGLAAVILVYLFGLSTRSFAPYGRSLALTAADLWENRDQHGFPSTGRGSRSMEPLIDVLDSLAVAVKKWEIPSEGSAKTQKI, from the exons ATGGCATCAGTGGCCTCTGCTGCAGATACCCAGAACCTGCAAGACAGTGTCAGGAGCGCCGATTTTGGAAGGTTTGTCCATAACTTCAACCTTCTGGACTTCTTCAGTAACTTCGACTACCAGATCATCAGCTGGCTGGGACTCGCTGCTGTCATTCTGGTCTACTTGTTTGGGCTTTCAACGAGATCTTTTGCGCCTTACGGAAGGAGCTTGGCGCTGACAGCCGCAGATTTATGGGAGAACAGGGATCAGCATGGCTTTCCGAGCACTGGAAGAGGCAG TCGATCTATGGAGCCCTTAATAGATGTCCTTGACAGCCTGGCTGTTGCAGTCAAGAAATGGGAAATTCCTTCAGAGGGCTCTGCTAAGACCCAGAAAATCTGA
- the LOC135218815 gene encoding uncharacterized protein LOC135218815: MDRLPGKETSPAQREAIIALHLVQIPVREISRRLNIPKRTIHRWIKLFTERQSLENRPLEVETPRITTRVQDKMIVDAVKGQPLITAVAVKQQLGLQICVQTVRNRLHGAGLHHRIPARKPLLTQQHKEARMGFALQYLPEDASFWDLVIFCIAEENIEPSRRSGRISAGLWGWMAASGRES, encoded by the exons ATGGATCGTCTGCCTGGCAAAGAAACATCCCCTGCACAGCGAGaggcaattattgcactgcatttggtGCAAATTCCTGTCAGGGAAATATCAAGAAGACTCAACATACCGAAGAGAACCATACATAGATGGATCAAATTGTTCACAGAGCGACAAAGTTTAGAAAATAGGCCCCTAGAAGTGGAAACTCCTCGAATCACCACAAGAGTGCAGGACAAAATGATTGTTGATGCTGTCAAAGGACAACCCCTGATTACAGCAGTGGCTGTAAAACAGCAGCTTGGACTGCAAATATGTGTGCAGACTGTGCGGAATAGGTTGCATGGGGCAGGCCTGCATCACAGGATTCCGGCAAGGAAACCATTGCTAACGCAACAGCATAAAGAAGCAAGGATGGGATTTGCCCTGCAATATCTTCCAGAAGATGCTTCTTTCTGGGATTTAGTTATTTTCTGT ATAGCTGAAGAAAACATCGAGCCTTCAAGGCGTAGCGGCAGAATATCAGCTGGGTTATGGGGATGGATGGCTGCCAGTGGCCGGGAGAGCTAA